The following coding sequences lie in one Labrus bergylta chromosome 13, fLabBer1.1, whole genome shotgun sequence genomic window:
- the serp2 gene encoding stress-associated endoplasmic reticulum protein 2 — translation MVAKQRIRMANEKHSKNITQRGNVAKTLRPQEEKYPVGPWLLALFVFVVCGSAIFQIIQSIRMGM, via the exons ATGGTGGCTAAGCAGAGGATCCGCATGGCAAACGAGAAACACAGCAAGAACATCACGCAGAGAGGAAACGTAGCCAAGACGCTG CGACCACAAGAGGAGAAGTATCCCGTGGGACCCTGGCTGCTTGccctttttgtatttgttgtgtgtggaTCAG CCATATTTCAGATCATTCAGAGTATCCGTATGGGGATGTGA
- the tsc22d1 gene encoding TSC22 domain family protein 1 isoform X2: MCVAELVVCERIINMASMNTPCFTMAMDIGVCQLRNLSISFLSSLLSSERSLVNLDKSSSGASVVAIDNKIEQAMDLVKSHLMYAVREEVEVLKEQIKELIERNSQLEQENTLLKTLASPEQMAQFQAQVQTGSPPAPPTAATPGPTSSATITQPALHSSGPSA, translated from the exons ATGTGTGTAGCGGAGCTGGTCGTTTGTGAGAGGATTATAAACATGGCCAGTATGAATACGCCGTGCTTCACCATGGCTATGGACATAGGCGTCTGCCAGCTGAGAAATCTCTCCATATCGTTTCTGTCGTCGTTGTTGAGCTCAGAGAGGTCGCTCGTCAATCTCGACAAAAG TTCGTCAGGAGCCAGCGTTGTGGCTATAGACAACAAGATTGAACAAGCAATG gaCCTGGTGAAGAGTCACCTGATGTACGCTGTGCGTGAGGAGGTGGAGGTCCTAAAGGAGCAGATCAAGGAGCTGATCGAGCGTAACTCCCAGTTGGAGCAGGAGAATACCTTGTTGAAGACGCTCGCCAGCCCAGAGCAGATGGCCCAGTTCCAGGCCCAGGTTCAGACTGGTTCTCCGCCTGCCCCTCCAACAGCGGCTACACCAGGACCAACGAGCTCCGCTACCATCACCCAGCCTGCACTTCACAGCTCTGGACCTTCGGCGTAG
- the tsc22d1 gene encoding TSC22 domain family protein 1 isoform X3, which yields MRVRGVQVQGHDEMAMKLLFWELEQHLKSSSGASVVAIDNKIEQAMDLVKSHLMYAVREEVEVLKEQIKELIERNSQLEQENTLLKTLASPEQMAQFQAQVQTGSPPAPPTAATPGPTSSATITQPALHSSGPSA from the exons ATGAGAGTACGGGGAGTACAAGTGCAGGGCCATGACGAGATGGCTATGAAGCTTTTGTTCTGGGAGCTGGAGCAGCATCTCAAAAG TTCGTCAGGAGCCAGCGTTGTGGCTATAGACAACAAGATTGAACAAGCAATG gaCCTGGTGAAGAGTCACCTGATGTACGCTGTGCGTGAGGAGGTGGAGGTCCTAAAGGAGCAGATCAAGGAGCTGATCGAGCGTAACTCCCAGTTGGAGCAGGAGAATACCTTGTTGAAGACGCTCGCCAGCCCAGAGCAGATGGCCCAGTTCCAGGCCCAGGTTCAGACTGGTTCTCCGCCTGCCCCTCCAACAGCGGCTACACCAGGACCAACGAGCTCCGCTACCATCACCCAGCCTGCACTTCACAGCTCTGGACCTTCGGCGTAG